The sequence aggctgaggcagaaggattgcttaagcccaggaatttgaggttgctgtgagctgggtcgaccccatagcactctagcccgggcaacagagcgagactgtctccaaaaaaaaaaaaaaaaaaaaaccacgctCAAAGATGCCTTTAGGGCAGGGTACTTCTCTCAGTACATCCCAAGTGTGTTTGGAAAGCCACTTAGCAGGGTGACAAAAGGGGGTGGAGTTATAGCTCCCGATATTCCTCTGGCGAAGCTTTCGGCTTCACCTCAGTGGGCAACATGTCACATACTATTCCCACCTTCCTGCAGCAACTCCCCCTAACTGCCTAACTGGATTAAATTATAGTCAAGTTAAGAATCAAAATGGACACCAGTAAGCTCAAAAGATCCTTGTGTCATTAACAATTATCTAGGATAAGATCCATAAAGACCTCAAATCTTAGAATCATGGACTTCTAAGTTAGTTGGCACAAATTTGTCTGTTTTCCATAGATAAGCTTCCCTGACTTTTatgattatgaatttttttaaaaaaaccaatctGAGGTAAGCTATTGGAGGGGACAAGAAGTTTTTTAGCTTTAAGAGGTCAAGAATTTGGGCTGGCCAAGGAGAGATGGGAGGTGGGTACCACTGTGCAGAAAGGTAAAGGACTAGAGATGATGTATTATGTCATATGAATACAGCACAGGTTGTCCTGCAGCATGACAGGAGGTCAGGTGGGATGTGATCTGCATATCTACATAGAGAATGGACAATAAATGtatgtgtttctgtctctctcattctGGTCCAAGGCTATACTCAGTTGTGCTGGGAAATTTACTGAATATCATAAGCCTGTTTAGAATAAGAGCATCTACTCTAaaccactgtgctaagcactgttaCTCATTAGTTGTAATTCTTACTACAACTCTACAATGTATGTAGTATTATTCTTACTTTACTGATCAAGAAACTAAAGCTCACAGAGATTAAAACTTGTCCTGAGGTCAAATAACCAATAAGCACTAAAATAGGAATTAGTACTCTGACTCTAAATCCAGTGCTCTTCCCGACAGTCATTTTAGCAAACCATGCAGCTAGGGATCAACATAGGTTTCCACTGTTTTTCACTCACCCATTTTCTTAGGAAGCAAGTATACATCCTGTTTGTATCGTCCCTCAGGTGCATTATAGAGTTCTATCAGTGCCAAAGCCTAAGGTGAGAAAGGAGGGCCAGGAAACACAAAAACAGTTCTTagggacataaaaataaaactaggttTAACAGGGTTTTGTGTAAGTACTATAGTGATCTACCATGGTGACAGCAACTAGGACTCTCCCTGTAATAAAGGCCAGCACACACCATAAGAGGATTTGTTGGTGTTTTTGTTCAGTTCCTgacaaaagaacaaactaaatacAACTAAGCTGGAACACTATATTCTCAACTAAAACAGCCAACACAAAGAGACACAAACACTGACTAGTGACTCTTTTCCATACTTGAGAAAGCCTAAGTCTCAACAAtttattacatgaaaaaaaaaaaacaggttggTAAGAACATAGCACAGCCCACTCATTGGAACTCTGATCTATGCCCAGTTCTACAATTCACAGTGCAGGGCAGGCAGGCATTTTGTCACATACCTGTGTTGTAGCTGTGATGGACAGAACAAAGGTGGGAACCGTGGAGCAGCTCAAATTGAGCAGACGACCCTGGAAAGGCAAGGGAAAACCTTGGGATGAGCTATTATCCCTTTGTCTCAGATTCCAAGTCAAGCCAATGCAGGAAAGGACTTTACAGCCCTCTAGACTCAGTTGGAAGAGAAAGAATTACAGCTGCAAATCAGGACCCTGGGTTTTATACTATTTTCTACAAATCCATCTGAGTCTGGAAGGTTGAATAATCAGTTGTGGTCAGGAAATAGTATGTTATTTagtaaaaaatagattttttttttttgagggattCTGTTTTAAGGATCAGACCATCTGAGAAATATACCTCTACCAAAGACAGAAAATCAGGGAAACACAGGCCCAGCATTTTTCTCTACCACCCTTCCCCGCCACGAGCTGCTCTGCCAGAGCCCTGTGTGTGTACCTCTGCCAGGAGGACGACGCGTTTGCCATCTGGCCAGATGACATGGTCCACCTGAGAACGTACTCGCTCCCACGTCAGCTCCGGAGTGCGGAGGCTGGTCTAAAAGGAAGAGGGCACAGTTGACCGGGGCTATAGTGGAAGGTAGAGGAGAAACGCCTAGCAACCAACGAGAGAAGCCTCACCACATCGATTTCTGTGTTGGAGTGGCCCATGTTGCATACGATACAACTGTTTTTCATGCGGTCCAGGTGCTCTCGCGTCACTACATTCTTATTTCCTAAAAGTAGAGATGAGtggctgaggaaaaaaaatgccagaaaCATAGGGACTGACCAGCTTTCGGTCAGAACATGGGAGAGAGGAGGTTTGCTGGCATTCAAgaacatgtatacattgtgagaAAAGAAGTGCGTAACGGCTCCTTAGGCTCAGTTATCCGGTTATAAGaccaagaaatataaaaaagtcaCCAGGGAAAAAGGCTCTTTCCTCTGGAAAACATGTCAAGGTTCTGATGGCTTACTCAGGTTCTGAGACCTTTATACTCAGCACAGGTCTGTCTTACTTTCTGTGAAAGTCAGTCAGTCTACTTTCAAGATTTAACCTCAGAGTTAACGCTCCTTCATGCACACCAAAGCGTGGATACTTACCTGTGCAAGTTATCACGACATCAACTTGCCGGATGACTTCGTTTAGCTTTACCACCCTGAACCCATCCATGCTGGAAGACAAGGAAGGAACATTATGAGTAAAAGCAAGGAGGCAGTGCAGGGGAAGCTGGTCACGAAATGAGACAACAAGACCCCTTCTAGAGTCAGAGCCGGAGCCACCTCACAGGGATGGAAAGTGATAAGCTGTGCTAAACTACATGCACTGGCCTCCTCAGAGTCCCCAAGCCTCCATTCAGGAAGGGAAAATGCCAACAGGCTCTAGGAGAGCCCCAGGGTTAGACTGAGGGGGACAGAGCAATTCGAAACTTCTCTTCTTCTGGGAGATTTCTGCAAAAATGATTAATATAATCAATCAAGAACTCTCAGAAACATAAAGTACCTGAAGCGAATCTAATAGTATTATCACATGGTTCTTACCAGGCCTGCAGAGCACAGATAGGGTCAATTTCTGTGATGTAGACAATTGCTCCAAGGGCCTTGAGAGCAGCACAGCAGCCCTTGCCTACCTGCAGTACATAAGAAAGGTCAGGTTGTCAGGTTCATTAAGGCATGGATGCTGGGGAAAGCACGTTCTTTGGGAGACAGGAATTAACCTTCATGAAATCACCAACCATCTAGTGAGCACCTGCACGGATGCTCTGACCACGAGCAGAGCAGAAACAGTCCCAGATTATGTTGTGAAACTCAGAGAGGTAATTTAGTCGACATGTCATAGCAAGGGCTGGGACTTTGGATAAAAATGTTATCATTAGGGAAACAAGACCTGGCAAGAGCAACTTGCTCTCAGTAACCTCTAATTTCTTATTCCAGAAAAACCCATTAACTCTCACTTGAGATGCATCTACTCAAGGACAGCCTATCAGCTGAGAAACTTCTGTGGGTCACTGCTGAAGACAATAAAATCTCCTGTAACCGACTCTAGTTTAGAGATACTCAACTATATGCCACTTAGGATTCTACCCTTCATTCTGCTGCAAGTCACCTGTGGGGCTAAAATGCTACATATTCACTTGAAATAAGTCTCATTAAAGGTTATTATTATAATCAGGGGTAAGTGATGCTGACATCCCATTCCATAAGACAAACTAGTAAAACCTGAAAACTCAATTCATTCTGCATGTCTCTATTCATAAATCTGCATAAAGGACTTTTGCTATTGTTTTGAGATACattatctaaaaaaattttaaaccctgCACGAGTGACTCTAGACTGACAGCACAAGCCTCCTTCACACAATATTTCTAATAAGTCTATGAAAAGAAAGAGACACTCAGGCCCAGCTATTTACCTCACCATAGCCACACACCACCACTTGTTTCCCACCAAACATCACATCTGTGGTCCTCTTCAGGCTGTGGAAACAGACAAGGGCTGAACTCAAACATTATTAGCTCAAACTCAGTCCCTCTGCACAAAGTTAAAAGTGTGGGGCAAAGCCCATGAGAACTTCGGTTGGAAGTTGGCTGAGCACAATGTGAAAAGACCCCTCTAACAAAGTTTTAAAGTCAAAGGAAGACCAGGGGACAAGGCTGGAGTGATACCAGACTAACACTGCAACCCAACCCAAATCTACCCCCTTTAAATTTGAACATATATACATTTCAACCTACCCATCCAAAATGGATTCTCGGCAGCAGTACAAGTTATCAAACTTCTGTTTGGTAACAGAATCATTGACGTTCATGGCAGGAACACAGAGCTTCCCAGCTTTGGAGAGCTGATATAGCCTAAAGGGAGAAGaggccacaaaaacaaaaaaccagttaGCTGGTAAAACATAATATATGGCAAAATCTGCCTAATTCTCAAGTTCCATGCCGCCCTCCCCAGTCTTATTTATTGCCCAAGGATATTAGTGAACATGATTATTTCCTTGTCATTCCTCctcacttcttttcatttttttctcctcccaccttttttttgggaaggaaaaaaaagccctTTTAATTGAAGAAATTTACTTCTCTTCCATAGAGGGGATGTTATTTTCTTAGACCAGCATTTCTCAGTCTTTAAAAACCCATGCCTACTTCTGATAAACAAAGATTATTGATTCTGATGTGGTTCCCTATGTGTGTGGGCGAGTGCATGTGTGCAGTAAGCAACCATGTGCAATGTGCCCCCAATCGAGAAACACTCTTTCAGGTATCTTTTAGGTATTACAACAAGCCAAGAATATTTTGCCCAGTTTTACTTTTGTAGTGTGTATAATGTGTAGTTTTACAATAAGActgttttcatatttcaaatgtaaaattataatacaatattgAATACAGTTTTTCAAGATACACTCACTCCCTACCCCTCATACCCAAACACTAGTTGAGAAACATTCAGTGGAATAAATGGGAGAGAAAAATGCATGAACTAGAACCTGAAATAATTTCCTTCTAGGGTCGACttgattttcaaaagcaaaaatgcaaaagttttatttaatgaaGATACTCCCATTTAGTTACTACAAGTCTGAAACACAGCCCTAAAGCCTAAGAGAGACCAGAAGAATTTGCTGAGGCAAGGACACAAGGGGCAGCTACTCCAGAATCTGTTACCTGTGAACACCAGTCACGCTCTCTTCCACAATGCCTCGGATCTTCTTAAACACGTTTGGATACTTCTTATAAACCCAGTGGGTTAAGTCTCCCCCATCATCCAGGATCTACAGAACAGCCAGAAGACTTCTATGGGCATTCAGGCTGCTAGAGCTGGGGGGAACTTTGAACCCACTTTCTGCACTAGTAAGAGAGCCCTATATGTTTTGGAAGAGCACTCCTTGGAGCTCCTGAGAGCAGGCTTAGACAGTGGAAATACAGTCAAGTTTGTTGGTGTAAAATGGTTAAAAGGATTCCTATGTTTGTTCTAGACTACAGTGAAGAGTATTAGGCTAATCACAGACTCATTTTCAGTTTAGAGTCTTGAAATATATAGCGCCTCTGAATGCAAAAGGAGAGCTGgggcaagaaggaaagaaaccagaATCCTGTTCCAACGAGGTACCAcatcatttccttctcctttgttCTGCTGTGTTTGAGCCACATGTGTTTGGCTACTCTTACTCTTCCCCCACCTTTCCATTCAGTACTCAGACTCATTCTGAATAGGTATCAAGCTAAACACGTTAGCAACAAAGTCAGTGCATGAGACCAAACATCCAAAACATATTTAGGGAACCAtgctttgagggaaaaaaaaggaaataaatctatTATCAAAGTGTAGGATGTATATGCATTATTACCATGTTGGCCTGCCACCCATCCATGTTCACACAGCGGTCAATACACCACCAGAAGTCATCTTCTGACTCGCCCTTCCAGGCAAACACTGCAACTCCTGTAGAGACAGAAATAAGTCAGCTGATTATTCCTTTGAGGAATGTACTATACTGATATCACTTTCTGAGATTCATatgaagagaaaaaggcaaaagaaactaTCCCAGGaaacaaaaaacttaagaaaCATCAAAATACACTTATATAGCTCATATAGTACTTTAAGAAACTACTTTGGTTAAGAAATtaagggatttttgttttttaagtattttggggccatggtggctcatgcctgtaatcctagcactttgtgggggccaaggtgggaggattactggAAGctaggagtttcagaccagcctgagcaacatagcaagacctgtctctaccaaaaaaaaaaaaaagagtcacacactggtagtcccagctactggggaggctgaggcaggaggatcgcttgagcccaggagtttgaggttgctgtgagctatgatgacaccactgcactctagcctgagcaacaaagtgagaccccgtttccaaaaaaaagtattttgaaggCTTACAATGTTATTCTCTGTGGGCCACTTTTATACTTAGAACTCAATCCTAAGGAGATGAAATGAAATGGGAATCAACATAAAATTGTTCACTGGAACATTATTTATATACGTAAACATCTTAAAACAACCTAAATGGTCAACATTAGGAAAACAGTGAAGTAAAATTACatgaataaacattaaaaatgacgCTGTCAAAGTTTTCAGTGACATAGAAAACTACTTCTGAAAATGTTATATTTAGATTATGAAACTGTACACACATATTAAGAGTTATTTCATCACTGTAAAGCAgatataaaaaggggaaaaatttaTCAAATACTATCTCTGTATACTGGGAATGTGGATTTGGGGGgaactttctaaattttttgcaATAAACACttatcaaaaaagaataaacaaaaaaaaaaaaaaccctccaaagtACTAAAAAGTTGCTTTTTGAGAATCCTGGGAAGATGGGAGGTCCTCAAACAAACTTCATGGTGATTTTTTCCTGAacatattaacaataaaaattatgtttaggCCAGGCACaagggctcatgcctgtaagcctagcaccctgggaggccaaggtgggagaatcgcttgaacttaggagtttgagaccagcctgagcaagagtgaggccccatctctactaaacatagaaaaattagccaggcgtggtggcacacgcctgtagacccagctacttgggaggctgaggcaggaggataacttgaatccaggagtttgaggtttcagtgagctgtgttggtgccacagcactctacccaagacgaaagagcaagactctgtctcaaaaaaacccacaaatcaCGTTTAGTAAAACTTACCAGTAGCCCATATACTTTCAATGCCATACTGAATACcagaataataaattatttaaggaaCCATCAATATAAAAGGCTTATATTCTCTCTCAAAATGGATGAGGCTTTTGGTGAAAGGAGGCCAGTTGAGCTCACACTTACATAGCTCATATAGTTTAATattctcatttgttcatttaacattAGAATTGGGCATTTCCCCATGCATTAGATTATTTTCAAAGatcatttttaatgactacataATATTCCACCATGGTTGTAGACCTAAATTTTATCATCCATTTTCTTCTCGTTGATGCTCTTACTATCCCTCAAAGTGTACAGCCCCTAGACATACATGACATTGTAAAAACAAGTTCgatacataaaaaatatgttaGGCAATTATTTTCGGGTAAAGTTGGTGAAAAACACAGAACTTACCAGCCTCGGCCAGTGCTGCAGCCACTTCGTTCTGAGTTGAGTAGATGTTGCAAGCAGACCAGCGGCACTGAGCCCCCAGGGCACACAGAGTCTCAATCAACACCTGTGTGGATGTGTAGGAAGacagggtgaggaagaggagggccaCCCAGAAGTGGGGAGCAAACCTCAGTAAGAAAACAATACCCATCAACTCTGCAGCGACAAGTGCTACACTGGGAAGTTACAAAAGGGTACAATCTAGTAAGGTGGCACACTGGTATTTAACCATACCCAAAAGATAGGTACCTAAAAGTCTTAATAACAGTTTAgtaacaattatatttttgtacatcTAGATCTTCCTAGGTCAGGTGTGCTCCAAGTGGGTTTACTCATACAAACAAAAGTAGAAAACCCCATTATTGTGTAATGGGGAGATCCCCCCTAAAGTCAGCATCTGGAGGTTGGCTaggtagagaaagaaaagtaaaaaaccaccaccaaaacaCCCTACTTCATTCTTCCCCTTATCGGAAGTCCCTCTCTTTTCTTACAACAAACTCACCGCTGTCTGGGCCGTGATGTGTGTACAGCCCACTATTTTAGCACCAGCCAAGGGCTTCTCCCCTTGAGCACGTTTCCTGAGTGAAATCAGAGCAGACATGTCTGTGAAAGAACAGAGGATTTGAGCTAGGTCTGCACTATCAACATCATCAGTTCCTGCCCCAGTAGCATCTAGGGCCAGTCTGGATCTGTCGAGATGTGGTGAGATGAGGCAGAGAAACTATAAGCATATTTCCACGATGATCTGGCTGCTTCAACAGCAGTGTAACGGTAGGGAGTTGTTATACAACCACCTGGAACTCCAGCTTTATATGCAGAGGACTGAATAGAGAATGAAGCAAATTCTCAAAACTGATCAAAATGGAGGATGAATCTCACCATTCAgttgggaggagagggaagtAGTTATGGCATTGGCCAAGGAGCTCATATAATCATCAGACCAGGAAGAAAGACTTTACCCTCGGCAGAACCCACTAGCTTCTGTTTTCTCCGCTATCTTACCCTATCCTGTCAGtctgtttggtttttctattCTCAGTATAAAACATGCCTTCaactgaaaacaacagaaaagatgACCTTGTTGGGAGTGGGGTCAGGTAGAGAAACGAAGATTAAACTGATTGTCAGTCACTTTTACCCTGCTCCAGCAGAGGGTGCTCAGGACCAAACAAGATCCTAGGTCACCACATCCTTAGCTTAAAACCCTCCCCCATCAGCTGCTGCTGGGAAATCTGGGTCTCCGAGACTGGCAGCTAAAGTAAGATCCCACAGAACTAACCACCACGTAGGACCTGCTGATTCTGCAGTGTAGAACTCTGAAtatggtggggggggtgggggaggaaaacAGAAACTATTCTATGTGTAATCACCACATGCcgagaagaagaaaaagggaaaacctAAGAGCAAGAATCCTGAAGCTCAAGCTCCATACAGAGAAAAGTGTTAATCCAAAATCCCAGATGGTGTCTTTTCCCAGGATACTTTCCAGTTAGCTTTCAGGCCTTAAGTTGTCGTGGATCCTGATGACCAACAAGAGGGTTGATTCTGGTTCCTTACCCATCCCTTTTCTTTACCTTGCTCCGCAATCTCAATCTCTCGGCGTCCAAATTCTGCCTGCTTGATGTTCTTCACACAGAAATTGCTGCTGCCTTTGGAGTTGGTTTGCTGCTTCTCTCGGGGGGAAACCTCATCATCAGAGCTATCTGTGTAGGATGCAGCTGGagccaggaaaaaaatgaggataGAAAAACCTCAATGGCCCCAACTCCACAAAGTACAGTCCCCAAGGGACTCATTTAAGTGAACACTCTTAATTGGAGCTACCTTTTTTGTCACTGTCAGTTCTACTCCTCTAGGGTCTAATGGATGGTATGAATGAAACTGTTGTGGGTCTTTCAGTGCTGCAGCTCGTTTGCCCACCCCAACAATCCTGTGCCATTAGTCCCTGTGATAAGGGGCCACAGATCCTTATCCTGCACCAACTAGAGTGACCCCAGACAATAGAGGCACTTGGTCCCAATCTGGATTGGAACCAGTCCTGACAACAATGGAAGAATAATTTAGGGCAGAGAAGGAACGCTATTTCTACGTATCACTGGTTCTCAAATTCAAGCATCTAAAGCACCTATCAGAATCACATGGAAGGTTTGTGAAAACACAGAGAGCTGGACCCCATGGCCAAAGTTTTCCACTTGGTAGGTCTCAGGTGGTGCCCAAGAATTTGtacttctaacaagttcccaggtgttgCTGGTcagaggaccacactttgagaaccactgacacaGACGAAGGGGTAAGATAGTCTTACAAGGGATTATACAGTAGGTTGTGCTCAGGGAATACAGAGCAGGAAAGAAATGACACAAAAGGCAAGCAGTTCTAATTCTGTTGCCAGTCTTGGGGAAGTCTGTCAAGATGATCAACTTTGAAAAGCAgcttcaggccaggtgtggtggctcacatctgtgatcccagcactgtggaaggcttgaggccaggaatttgagatcagcctgggcaacacagtaagaaccctggctctacaaaaaactgaaaaattagccaggcattggtggcgctcgcacctgtagtcctacctactcgagaggctgaagcaggaggatcacttgagcctgggagttggagattgcagtgagctgtgatcatgccactgcactctagcctgggtgacaaagtgacaccttgtctcaaaaaaacaaaacaaaacaaaaaaacaacaaaaacacaaaaaaaccctaGCTTTacataaaagctaaaaaatatcCTTCTGATACGCAAGAGGATATATAACAATCATCACTCTTTAACTCTCAAATCACATTTCTCTCTGAATTTTTCCCATTACTGTTTCCGCCAGTGTACCAGGTCTCTCTCACTGACTTCTATATATAGAACCTCCTTCTGTCCAGCTAACACAAGTATTACTAAAGGTTATGTTCCCCACTATGACAATTTAACTCTATCACTAAGCTTTTTTAAAGGTTCTAATAAGTTTCTGTAACATAGCCATCAAGATCTTTTAAAgccttctttatttattctttctttctcttttaactcaatttttcaaaactaatttttcttctttcttagttaTAATTAGTCTGCTTGTCACCCACAACcttttttatctgtcatttcaagaaatcttttcatttatgaTATCCATTATATTTGGTGGTGTTTCTTGCACACTTATGCTTACAGTGAGCCCATATATTCCTTTATTTCAGTAATTAACcctatataccacaatttgttctTGTCTTCCTATCTTGTCTATATTGGGTTATCAGTGGCACAAGGCAGAAAAAAGttccttttaaattgtttttttacaTTCCTTATACCTCAAGCCCAGTCCTTAACATTAATAATATAATGCAAATGATATTCTGGTAAAGGACAATGTATGGCTTTTGGTACAAATCTCTTTGCTGATATTAATAGCAGTCTGTGATCTTGGGTATGCCTTTTAATCTATTAACAATGATTCTTCAGTTAAACAATGAGAGAGTTGTACTAGATGCCCCTAATGTTTTCTCCAGTATTTAATTCCTAAGATATTATATCCTTTTCCACACTAATTTTCTAATATCCTCTCTATAGATGGGAAGAGCATAATTCAAATCAGAAAAAGACTTTACTTATAGGAGGGATAAGATGGAGGGGGGGAGaactaaaaagaaacagttgGAGTCACATCAGAGTAGTTTGAATCTTTCCCATTCCATCGGTTAACAGGCGAGGATATTTCAACATAAAGAATAACCCAGTAAATAAAAGGAgccaaaatacttatttttattgttacaattTAAGCAGCTTTgcacataggaaaaaaaagataggtagcaggacatatatatatatatatatttattttattttattttattttttagtctttcTAGTAAGTCAACAGGGtattttttatacaaataaattgtGCTTCAAAATACACTTCTTTTTCAAGGTCAGTTCTGTCAGCCAAAACAGCATtgattttctctctctgaaaTATGGGCGGATAAATGTGGGAATGGGAACTGGCCCAGTACTACCAACTGGACACTGGCCACAGACCACACACAGAGATGGTCATGGGAAGAAAGTCTTGAGATGACAAAAGCTTCCCCACCTCCAAGCCTGGCTGGGAACATTCCCATTGCCCAGCCACTAATGAACAGCTTTCAGCATAAAGATGGACAGTCTCAACAAGAGGTATTGTCAGATTCTAGACAAGTGAAGAGCACTAAGTAGTAGACAGGGAAGAGGGATCAGAGAGGACATGAAATTCATTCACACCTACCTGAACTGTAGCTGTCCGTGGACGACTGTGAGATGGAGCGAGACAAAGATCTTCGGCCAGTCTTGGTGGGGAATTTGGTGAACTCCTGCATGTCATCAGCAAACTGGATTTGCtataaaaggaagacaaaaagttaaaaactcaCAAGGGAATTCTATGAAATGTTCCATATTTTAAGGCCATACACTGTTATCCCTAAAAGCCAATGTTATCACATGACTCCAACTATGCCCCCAACTCTCCCACCAGAAAGGAGGGAAAGCGGAGGCTACTCTCTGATTTCTCTCAAAATCCCAGTTATTGTCTCTTCCCAATTGTTTCAGCAGGATTTGGGGGAGGAGTGAGGTTAAGACCCAACTTCTTTTAGCATTTGTCCGATTTTACAAATCTCTCTCACATTCCACAAAGTTTTCTTCCCTCTTATAACCTTAACACTTTAAACTCTTTACCCTTCCTCCCAACTCTTTCAAAACACAGAATCTTGTGGTGCt is a genomic window of Eulemur rufifrons isolate Redbay chromosome 8, OSU_ERuf_1, whole genome shotgun sequence containing:
- the AHCYL1 gene encoding S-adenosylhomocysteine hydrolase-like protein 1 isoform X3; protein product: MQEFTKFPTKTGRRSLSRSISQSSTDSYSSAASYTDSSDDEVSPREKQQTNSKGSSNFCVKNIKQAEFGRREIEIAEQDMSALISLRKRAQGEKPLAGAKIVGCTHITAQTAVLIETLCALGAQCRWSACNIYSTQNEVAAALAEAGVAVFAWKGESEDDFWWCIDRCVNMDGWQANMILDDGGDLTHWVYKKYPNVFKKIRGIVEESVTGVHRLYQLSKAGKLCVPAMNVNDSVTKQKFDNLYCCRESILDGLKRTTDVMFGGKQVVVCGYGEVGKGCCAALKALGAIVYITEIDPICALQACMDGFRVVKLNEVIRQVDVVITCTGNKNVVTREHLDRMKNSCIVCNMGHSNTEIDVTSLRTPELTWERVRSQVDHVIWPDGKRVVLLAEGRLLNLSCSTVPTFVLSITATTQALALIELYNAPEGRYKQDVYLLPKKMDEYVASLHLPSFDAHLTELTDDQAKYLGLNKNGPFKPNYYRY
- the AHCYL1 gene encoding S-adenosylhomocysteine hydrolase-like protein 1 isoform X2: MLGLEQRKNKQIQFADDMQEFTKFPTKTGRRSLSRSISQSSTDSYSSAASYTDSSDDEVSPREKQQTNSKGSSNFCVKNIKQAEFGRREIEIAEQDMSALISLRKRAQGEKPLAGAKIVGCTHITAQTAVLIETLCALGAQCRWSACNIYSTQNEVAAALAEAGVAVFAWKGESEDDFWWCIDRCVNMDGWQANMILDDGGDLTHWVYKKYPNVFKKIRGIVEESVTGVHRLYQLSKAGKLCVPAMNVNDSVTKQKFDNLYCCRESILDGLKRTTDVMFGGKQVVVCGYGEVGKGCCAALKALGAIVYITEIDPICALQACMDGFRVVKLNEVIRQVDVVITCTGNKNVVTREHLDRMKNSCIVCNMGHSNTEIDVTSLRTPELTWERVRSQVDHVIWPDGKRVVLLAEGRLLNLSCSTVPTFVLSITATTQALALIELYNAPEGRYKQDVYLLPKKMDEYVASLHLPSFDAHLTELTDDQAKYLGLNKNGPFKPNYYRY
- the AHCYL1 gene encoding S-adenosylhomocysteine hydrolase-like protein 1 isoform X1 produces the protein MSMPDAMPLPGVGEELKQAKEIEDAEKYSFMATVTKAPKKQIQFADDMQEFTKFPTKTGRRSLSRSISQSSTDSYSSAASYTDSSDDEVSPREKQQTNSKGSSNFCVKNIKQAEFGRREIEIAEQDMSALISLRKRAQGEKPLAGAKIVGCTHITAQTAVLIETLCALGAQCRWSACNIYSTQNEVAAALAEAGVAVFAWKGESEDDFWWCIDRCVNMDGWQANMILDDGGDLTHWVYKKYPNVFKKIRGIVEESVTGVHRLYQLSKAGKLCVPAMNVNDSVTKQKFDNLYCCRESILDGLKRTTDVMFGGKQVVVCGYGEVGKGCCAALKALGAIVYITEIDPICALQACMDGFRVVKLNEVIRQVDVVITCTGNKNVVTREHLDRMKNSCIVCNMGHSNTEIDVTSLRTPELTWERVRSQVDHVIWPDGKRVVLLAEGRLLNLSCSTVPTFVLSITATTQALALIELYNAPEGRYKQDVYLLPKKMDEYVASLHLPSFDAHLTELTDDQAKYLGLNKNGPFKPNYYRY